GCCCTGGCGATGTTGATCACATGCGATGAGTTTGGGGTTCGAGAGCATGAGAGTGATCCCTGGTTGATGTGCCACATCGACATTGGCTTCGCCGTTGACCAGAGTCTCTTTTTCAATTCACAAAGCCCTTTAGTGCAACGATGCTCCATCATGTGCGATGACAAATAGGCGATGGTGATTACGGTTGCAAAATATCATACGAGTTTCATTGTAATTTTAACTTTTTAGGATATTTTGCTAAATGTTTTTCAAACTCGGACAAAGTAGGGCTTCGTGCCTCTGGCGGCCCGTGATGTCGGGCGAACGGGCTCACTTCGGCTCACGTAGTGTGCTCCTCTCCCCGACATTTCTCATGGTTTACACACTCATGTGTTGCATGATGATATTTTTTTAATGAATGCATAGTAATTCCTCGAGAAGGAGAACAAGTGGACCTGCGTCGAAATCCTAAATACTGCTCTAGTTTTTGACAGCAAATAGACTTTATTCCTCATACGGTGGTCATGTTAGTTACAAGTAAATACTGCTTgagttttttttttagaaaatacTACTCGGGTTTGgtttagattttttttttttgTTGTTGTCGAGTTTGGTTTAGATGGTTAACAGTTTAAACACCGTAGCATTTTGAGCCTTTTTTGGGAGAAGAATGGCCCGTTACAGGTTACACAGtcttgcatagtaaagcccattcggCAGTGCCAAGAAAAAAACCACTCTCCAACTCCAGCAGGCAGCAGCCCTAACAcacaccgccgccgccggcacctcctCTTCCCATCTCGTCGAAGGTTGCCGGCCGGTCAGGAGATGGCTTCACCTCTCACGGACCTCGCCGACCACCTCCTGGCCGAGATCTTCCTCCGGCTGCCCGACCCGGCCGACCtcgcccgcgcctccgccgcctGTGTCACTTTCCGCCAAATCTCCACCGACCGCTCCTTGCTTCGCAGATTCCGCCGCCTCCATGCACCACCAATCCTCGGATTCCTCTGGGCCGGCGGCATGTTCTATCCCACTCTGCCGCCTCACCCCTCCGCGCCCGCCGCCCACGCGCTCAACCTCGCGGCCGACTTCTACTTCTCCTTCATCCCCTCCCACTACCGCTGGACCGTCCAGGACATCCGCGGCGGCCGCGTCCTCCTCGAAGGCGACATCGAAAAAGATGAGCGGCCCCCTGTTTTCAAAGATCTCGCGGTGTGCGACCCCTTGCACCGTTGGTACGTCCTGCTCCCTCCGCTACCTCATGACCTAGCCGCTTCGCTTGAGCACCCGTTCCCCATGGTGAGCGAGGCCCGGTGCAAGGCTTTCCTCGTTCCCCTcggcgaggaggaggtggcggcgggagAGACAACATTCAGAGTGATCTTGATGGCAAATTGCAAAGCTAGTCTGGCTGCCTTCGTCTTCTCCTCAAGCACTGGGCAATGGCAAGCCGCTGCGTCCAAGGGTTGGAGTGATTTGGCCCTTAGCGAGGGCGACATGGCCAAGATGTCAC
This portion of the Triticum dicoccoides isolate Atlit2015 ecotype Zavitan chromosome 7A, WEW_v2.0, whole genome shotgun sequence genome encodes:
- the LOC119330315 gene encoding uncharacterized protein LOC119330315, which translates into the protein MASPLTDLADHLLAEIFLRLPDPADLARASAACVTFRQISTDRSLLRRFRRLHAPPILGFLWAGGMFYPTLPPHPSAPAAHALNLAADFYFSFIPSHYRWTVQDIRGGRVLLEGDIEKDERPPVFKDLAVCDPLHRWYVLLPPLPHDLAASLEHPFPMVSEARCKAFLVPLGEEEVAAGETTFRVILMANCKASLAAFVFSSSTGQWQAAASKGWSDLALSEGDMAKMSQVHPFILRRHYAYGCFYWDWMEFGRKKLLLLDTRSSKMEFSIVDLPPGEWSTAGGIAIVEAGEGRLGVFGFHGKINCDLSYTVARNKGKSPSQWQMEKTISLDSGYRYFIRDATQRYLLFTRIEASSLENPLAGYFSMDFKTFQLQRLYSDPKYFIYRTHTYINFPPSFLSSSRI